From a single Pseudobutyrivibrio xylanivorans genomic region:
- a CDS encoding HsdM family class I SAM-dependent methyltransferase: protein MEKNNETLSEKIISICKENGYTLPAFLEQILYVMNIFSDVNLEHNRFFKYFVGLTAIKHDEILTSKLFDTEVISRIEKQCGCIEGLLSNINAPYRSQEEGWMHTFANILETIATQPLDKEGAKNLAYQLMKTVCDGSHAKSMVTNTIIAELESAVADIKDGEEVCDGTVGLGYSLGVCADNKKCQLTINDIDDRNVRDAALYLNLIGDYELDAKVGDFTIRKSEKKFDKVVMNIPFGTKVKELNGHQVDILIKYMNTDYCKDGDVLFTAAGLDALKDKGRLVLVVPQSFLFKQGLNAVCRERLRSLNLLRAVIDLPAGLDNTRVKTSMLVFEKGNDDVIYVDASKLINRGRRSEASITLENKRLLTDIINEKKEVEGISHKVSIGEIKEIGDWSYSRYFKEETEVIYRSIEDINKDINECMEQISAIDNKIGKMQLFN, encoded by the coding sequence ATGGAAAAGAATAATGAGACATTAAGTGAAAAAATAATAAGCATTTGTAAGGAGAATGGGTATACATTACCTGCTTTCTTAGAACAAATATTATATGTCATGAATATTTTTAGTGATGTAAATCTTGAACATAATAGATTTTTTAAATATTTTGTTGGTCTCACAGCAATTAAACATGATGAGATTTTAACTTCTAAACTTTTTGATACAGAGGTAATAAGCAGGATTGAAAAACAATGTGGTTGTATTGAGGGATTATTAAGTAATATAAATGCTCCATATAGATCCCAAGAGGAAGGATGGATGCATACATTTGCAAATATTCTTGAAACAATCGCTACTCAGCCCTTGGACAAGGAAGGTGCTAAGAATTTAGCCTATCAATTGATGAAAACTGTATGTGATGGTTCACATGCAAAATCTATGGTTACGAATACTATTATTGCAGAGTTAGAGAGTGCAGTTGCGGATATTAAGGATGGAGAAGAAGTTTGCGATGGAACTGTAGGATTAGGTTATTCACTTGGAGTGTGTGCAGATAATAAGAAGTGTCAACTTACAATTAACGATATTGATGATAGAAATGTTAGAGATGCTGCACTTTATTTAAATCTTATAGGGGATTATGAACTTGACGCGAAGGTAGGAGATTTTACTATTCGTAAGTCAGAAAAGAAATTTGACAAAGTTGTAATGAATATACCTTTTGGTACAAAAGTCAAAGAACTCAATGGGCATCAAGTAGATATTTTAATTAAATACATGAACACTGATTATTGCAAGGACGGTGATGTTCTGTTTACAGCAGCAGGACTTGATGCGCTAAAAGATAAAGGAAGACTTGTGCTTGTTGTACCACAGAGCTTTTTATTCAAGCAAGGTCTAAATGCAGTATGTCGTGAACGTTTACGTAGTCTTAATCTACTTAGAGCTGTTATTGATCTTCCTGCAGGATTGGATAATACCAGAGTGAAAACATCAATGTTAGTCTTCGAAAAAGGAAATGATGACGTAATCTACGTGGATGCATCAAAGCTCATAAATAGAGGTCGTAGATCAGAAGCTAGCATTACATTAGAAAATAAAAGGCTTCTTACAGATATTATAAACGAAAAGAAGGAGGTAGAAGGAATTTCGCATAAGGTTTCTATAGGCGAAATTAAGGAAATAGGAGATTGGTCATATTCTCGCTATTTTAAGGAAGAGACTGAGGTGATTTATCGTTCTATTGAGGATATAAATAAGGATATAAATGAATGTATGGAACAGATATCAGCCATTGATAATAAAATTGGAAAAATGCAGCTATTCAACTAG
- a CDS encoding Imm70 family immunity protein, with the protein MELFTEDRKRYVDVGGSWILHSVYSTAQVRLGGMKRKIPLAMDFLQTGKCEPNNAIETARQINLLRDEFSKIKPEKAVYDCDNPKVKAPWDGNLSYVTTSCANLYTTADGKDLLFELVSILTYADIMKKAVDMSE; encoded by the coding sequence ATGGAATTATTTACAGAGGATAGAAAAAGATACGTAGATGTAGGTGGAAGCTGGATTTTACATTCTGTTTATTCGACTGCACAGGTTCGATTAGGTGGAATGAAAAGAAAAATTCCTCTAGCAATGGATTTTCTTCAAACAGGGAAATGTGAACCTAATAATGCAATAGAGACTGCACGACAAATTAATCTGCTAAGAGATGAATTTTCAAAGATTAAACCAGAAAAGGCTGTATATGATTGTGATAATCCTAAAGTAAAAGCTCCGTGGGATGGAAATCTAAGCTATGTAACTACATCGTGTGCAAATTTATACACAACTGCTGATGGAAAGGATTTACTATTTGAATTAGTATCAATTCTTACCTACGCAGATATTATGAAGAAAGCAGTAGATATGTCGGAATGA
- a CDS encoding HNH endonuclease, translated as MGKSIYIDELPKDAVQIKDSFDYIDPRGNIYGLEKRNNHHSGEFFIKKQSLSNGYLYCGINKVNGSRVSCRVNRLVANTFIPNPENYPVVLHKDNNKANNNVDNLKWGTVSENTKQAFDDGLAVNRKGFNDEQSIPVDCYDTLYNQFIGSYGSISIAAREVGMTKKGITYQLENPDNPIRKNVYFVKYNASKRIHTVIGQFDIHTDEEIARYINIGHACVATGISDSVISSQVVLDRKPKWTKTGTYFKEIEVS; from the coding sequence GTGGGAAAAAGTATTTATATTGATGAATTACCAAAAGATGCAGTTCAGATAAAAGATTCATTTGATTATATCGATCCGAGAGGAAATATCTACGGACTTGAAAAAAGAAACAATCATCATAGTGGAGAATTCTTTATTAAGAAGCAAAGTTTGAGTAATGGATATTTGTATTGCGGGATAAATAAAGTTAATGGTAGTAGAGTCAGCTGCAGAGTGAATAGATTAGTAGCAAACACGTTTATCCCAAATCCTGAAAACTATCCAGTTGTTCTCCATAAAGATAATAATAAAGCTAATAATAATGTGGATAATTTAAAGTGGGGAACAGTGTCAGAAAACACAAAACAAGCTTTTGATGACGGGCTGGCTGTTAATAGAAAAGGTTTTAATGATGAACAATCGATTCCAGTTGATTGTTATGATACTTTATATAATCAATTTATTGGATCTTATGGCTCGATTTCTATAGCTGCGCGAGAAGTAGGAATGACTAAGAAGGGAATAACGTATCAGCTAGAGAATCCGGATAATCCCATAAGAAAGAATGTATATTTTGTAAAATATAATGCTTCTAAGAGAATTCATACTGTTATAGGACAGTTTGATATTCATACAGATGAAGAAATAGCTAGGTACATAAATATAGGTCATGCATGTGTTGCAACAGGAATCTCTGACTCTGTAATTAGCAGTCAAGTAGTACTAGATAGAAAACCTAAATGGACGAAAACAGGAACCTATTTTAAGGAAATAGAAGTATCATAG
- a CDS encoding HNH endonuclease signature motif containing protein, giving the protein MDYCSKIVSGYPAYEIDTRGQIFSYKSGKKKQLKPTLDSKQRYYAITLCSQSGNHKKFLIHRLVALAFIPNPNDYGEVNHIDGNPQNNNVENLEWCDRKHNLAESYKTMSPVRNKNASRLYKGDEYIGDFESISAAIRYAKEKFKIVSVSSLHKYLQYGDIRVIPEKQGRKHVAKRVETRTQNKGILILEGEGITIKRNTVKEIADDVYRLTGRRYPPRSLCADYNGGYKIAHRFSLKRVYEENYVGET; this is encoded by the coding sequence GTGGATTATTGCAGTAAAATAGTATCAGGATATCCTGCTTACGAAATTGATACTAGGGGACAAATTTTTAGTTATAAATCAGGAAAAAAGAAACAGTTAAAGCCAACTCTTGATTCAAAGCAACGTTATTATGCTATTACATTATGTTCTCAATCCGGTAATCATAAGAAATTTTTGATTCATAGACTAGTAGCCTTAGCTTTTATTCCTAATCCAAATGATTATGGTGAAGTCAATCATATTGATGGTAATCCTCAAAATAATAATGTAGAAAATTTAGAATGGTGTGACCGAAAACACAATCTTGCTGAAAGTTATAAGACTATGTCTCCTGTGAGAAACAAAAATGCATCTAGGTTATATAAAGGAGATGAATATATTGGGGACTTTGAATCTATTTCTGCCGCTATTCGATATGCAAAGGAAAAGTTTAAAATTGTGAGTGTTTCATCATTACATAAATATCTTCAATATGGAGATATTAGAGTAATTCCTGAGAAACAAGGGCGAAAGCATGTGGCAAAGAGAGTCGAAACTAGAACACAAAATAAGGGGATACTCATCTTAGAAGGTGAGGGTATAACAATAAAAAGAAATACAGTGAAAGAAATAGCAGATGATGTTTATAGATTAACAGGAAGAAGATATCCCCCACGATCATTATGTGCTGATTACAATGGGGGATATAAAATTGCTCATAGATTTTCGCTTAAAAGAGTTTATGAAGAAAATTACGTAGGAGAAACATAG
- a CDS encoding DUF2442 domain-containing protein, which yields MHRALNVTAMANNMLLIEFDTGEKKRFDCSKLIEKSSLYKDLSDETYFQGVYVDEMGIISWEDAVNLDPYMVYEESIATNEINCDK from the coding sequence ATGCATAGAGCTTTAAATGTAACAGCAATGGCTAACAATATGTTACTAATTGAGTTTGATACAGGAGAAAAGAAGAGATTTGATTGTTCAAAGCTGATTGAGAAATCCAGTCTTTATAAGGACTTATCTGATGAGACATATTTTCAGGGGGTGTACGTTGATGAGATGGGAATAATCTCTTGGGAAGATGCAGTCAATTTAGATCCATATATGGTTTATGAGGAGTCAATAGCAACAAATGAGATAAATTGTGACAAGTAG
- a CDS encoding Uma2 family endonuclease, translating to MKKEIEIKLDNNRYPLLVKDSNGVCLENTGIATVNNDFFIQKWSEEATELYSSLYGENNLFNKEKYEEMKPKLSATLWKIVARLEEINDGSFIVINKEQDLLKINNPIAYALEESNEDEYPEVIDGELVVWPKPETPTSNIFIGGIYSSLINMIEEAKLEYEVFSHVGLCCYDILEENPAENFFIPAITVVQKGFKEYCERIASAPSFVVEVVKSRLQKEYTLKKIPSYKKMGTEVWIIDYVNNRLSLFDTNNNYIEEYKEYEFNQPEECADLIFAEILIKTRKTMI from the coding sequence ATGAAAAAAGAAATAGAAATAAAATTGGATAATAACCGGTATCCATTATTGGTAAAAGATAGTAATGGTGTTTGTCTCGAGAATACAGGAATCGCTACTGTAAATAATGACTTTTTTATTCAAAAGTGGAGTGAAGAGGCAACGGAGTTATATTCGTCTCTCTATGGCGAGAATAATCTATTCAATAAAGAAAAATATGAAGAAATGAAGCCGAAGCTTTCGGCCACTCTTTGGAAAATTGTTGCTAGACTAGAAGAGATTAATGATGGTTCTTTTATTGTTATAAACAAGGAACAAGACCTGTTGAAAATTAATAATCCAATTGCTTATGCGTTGGAAGAATCAAACGAAGATGAATACCCTGAGGTGATAGATGGAGAGCTGGTAGTATGGCCAAAGCCAGAAACCCCAACAAGTAATATATTTATTGGGGGTATTTATTCATCATTAATCAATATGATAGAAGAAGCAAAACTTGAATATGAGGTGTTTAGTCACGTTGGATTGTGTTGTTATGATATTTTAGAGGAAAATCCTGCAGAGAATTTTTTTATTCCTGCTATTACTGTTGTTCAGAAAGGGTTTAAAGAATATTGTGAACGTATTGCGTCAGCACCTTCTTTTGTTGTAGAGGTAGTGAAAAGCAGATTACAAAAGGAATACACATTAAAGAAGATTCCATCATATAAAAAGATGGGGACAGAGGTTTGGATAATTGATTATGTAAATAATAGGTTATCTCTTTTTGATACTAACAATAATTATATAGAAGAATACAAAGAATATGAATTCAATCAACCTGAGGAGTGTGCAGACCTAATTTTCGCTGAGATATTGATAAAAACAAGAAAAACGATGATTTAA